A segment of the Triticum urartu cultivar G1812 chromosome 1, Tu2.1, whole genome shotgun sequence genome:
TGGTACTGTACGTACTTtgttagggcatgtacaatggaaGCACTACCTACCTAATGCCTCACCATTGCCACGTAGAAAATTAGCAGGGAAACCACCGTCCAAAAATCCACTGCCCAACGCAGCACTAGCCTCAGCAGGCCAACTTTTTTACTATTCATATTTCTCTCTCCTGCTTTACCAGATCTCAGCCCCACGCTTCCTTCAGCTTCCTCTCTTCTTTTTTTGCCTCGCTCCACTTTTGGCAGGAAGGAGACGGCCTCCTCTGCAGATCCCCCTTTAGCCTGCAAGCAGCACGAACAGCAATCGAGGACCACCCGAGCCGACGTGGAGAGCTGAGGCATCCCTCCAGCCTGTTGCGTTGGGCATGCCCTTAGGAACACGGTGACACATTTGATAATCAAATTCTCGTAACTGAAGCTAGATCTTTCACTTCTCGTAGAATAAAACAAGCCCGACAAAGTAGCGCAAGTTAAAACTAGAATAGTAGACGAACTGGCAGCTCTGCTTATTACTGCAACCAACCTCAATGCGATCAACTCGCACACGTAGTTTTTTTCGTTTGGAGGAGCAAGGTCAATGCAGATTTGGCATCGACCAGGAAGGGCGCTGCCTACCGTGCAGGCATTTCAAGAGGTTGCCGTGGGAGAGATTCTGGGACGTGGTGAGGCCGTCGAGGTCGAGCATGGAGACGGTATACCTCCCCCAGTCGCCCCACCCGGAGTTGGCGTTGGCCTCCTCGTGCGCGCTGGCCACGTACACGCAGTTCCTCCGCACCCCGTTCACCCCGTTCGCCTCCACGCAGAAGCCGCGGACGTGGTCCACGAACACGGCGCGGTCGccgagcccgccgccgccgacctccgaCCACCCGGCCGCCAGGCTCCCGCGGTCCGCGCGAAAGGCCTTGAAGAGGCCCTTCGAGCGGTGGCATCCTCCGTGCACGACGAGGAGGAGCTCGGAAGCGGACGACACGACGAGCGTGGACTCGCGCACCCACGAGCGGTCGGGCATCACCAGATCTGGCGGCTCGATCGCGGCGACCACGGCGAAGGTCGCGCCGTCCACGGCCGTTACCTTGTTGGCGCGCTTGTCGAGGAGGTAGAACGCGCCGTCGCAGTAGGTGATGCTGCCGACGCGAGCTGGCGGCGAGAGGTCGGCGGGGGTCCACGACCTGCCGTCGCCCTGCAGCCGGCAGAAGAACGCGCCCTTACCCTGCGAGACCATGACGGCGTCAGGCGACCGGTCCCAGACCATGTCACGGAGGATCATCTGATACCCGTCGTGGAAGGATGGCGGCAACGCGGGCAGGCTCTCCGACGCGCCCGTGAAGGGGTGCAGCAGCGTGGCCGAGAAGTCGTCGGCCACGGCGAGCGTCCAGCCGCGCGGCGAGGCGAAGAGGAAGGAGCGGCCGCACGCTGCGGGCATGGGGATCTCCGTGATGCTGTCGTCGGCGAGGGACCAGAGACGGCGGTTGACGCGGGAGTTCTGCTGGGAGGGCAGGAGGAGCAGGGGcacgcggcggcgggcggcgtgcTCCGCCGAGGCCGAGCGCCAAGAAGGGCACACCGAGCGGAAGCGCGCGAGGTCCGCATGCTCGGTGATCCTGTCGGCGATCCCGGCTACGAGCTCGGCTGGCAGGTCGGACCAGCTCATGGTGTTCGCGTCTGCGTGTTCTTGGATTGATGGAGGGATGGAAGAGGAATGCGATGGAAACGGAGCTATGAGCTTTGGTTGACTTTTGCTCGTGTGGAGTAGACTGAGTAGTGTGGAGTGCGGAGTAATTCTAGATCGAGGTTGTGAGGAAGATTGCTCCCTGATCCTCTTTCTCTTTGGTTTGATTATTCTTAAGCTAAACCACGAGGCCCACGAGCTTTACTATATTGAGCGCTAATACAAATATCTACCGTGCATAGATCCACCTCTTTGGTTTGGTCTAGCTCCGCCACTATGTAAGTTGCCTGAAAATTGAATTCAGATTTTTCAGCCTGTTGATTGCTGCTCCAAGATTCATGTTTTTTTTTCCTGAGCTGAAAATTTGTCACTAACACAGAGATTGTTGCTCCAAGATTCATGTTTTTTCCTGATGTGTAGTGACTTAATTTGTCACTAACGTCTGTGTTGGGTGACTCAGTATTTCAATGAGCTGAGGCCCGTTCACCGGACGACCAAGTTAGCTCTCTCTAGCCCATCTGACAACCCAGCCCTCCTCCCTCCCTATGccttttctgtttttctattcTTATGCGTTTTGCTTCTTTTTTTGTAATCCATCATCTTTTTCCTATGGGACCCAGCCTGCTTCCTCTAGGCCGACAGGTGCATGCACCCATCTATCTGTTGAATaggtatttgaaaaatgttgaagaagtatttgaaaaaatgttgatcGTGCATataaaaatattaatcaagcatttaaaaaaatgttgcacaagtatttgaaaatgttgaacAAATATTTGAAAACTGTTGAATAGGTATTTGAATAATGTTGAAgaagtatttaaaaaatgttgatcatgtatatataaaaatgttaatcaagcatttgcgACAAATGTTGAAGaagtatttaaaaaaatgttgaacaagtatttgaaaaaaaaattgaacaagtattttaaaaaatattgatcatgtaaataaaaatgttgaacaattatttgtaaaaatgttgatcatgtatataaaaatgttgaacaagtatttgaaaaaatttgaacaagtatttgaaaaaataatatagaaagaaaaaagaatgaaATAATGGAGAAGACCGGCTCAGTCATCTCTAGTTGGTCGCGATCCCTTTTCTAACGAGCAATTGAAAACTAATGGGGTGGTTAGCTGCTTTGGTGATTGCCATGGAGACCAGGCATCGATCACCAATGCAGCTAATAACTACCCCACCAGCTTCCAGATGTTAAActttttttcaaatacttgttcaattttaaaaaaaaatacttgtttaacattttttaaatacttgttcaacatttttatatacatgatcaacatttttacaattacttgttcaacatttttatatacatgattaatattttttcaaatacgtgttcaacatttttacaaatacttgttcaacatttttatatacatgattaatatttttcaaatactttttcaacatttttgaaatacttgttcaacattttttgcaaatgcttggttaacatttttatatacatgatcaacattttttaaaatgcttctttaatatttttcaaatacctattcaacatttttcaaatatttgttcaacatctttaaaatacttgttcaatatttttttaaatgcttgattaacatttttatatgcatgatcaacatttttttcaaatacttcttcaacatttttcaaatacttattTAACAGATAAATAGGTGCATGCACCTGTCGGCCTAGAGGAAGCAGACTGAGTGTCAATCGGCGAGCAGTGGGCTGACTGAGGCCAATCGGCCAGCAGTGGGCCGACTGGATCCAATCAGCCGGCAGTGGGCCGACTGGGGGCCAATCGGCCAGCAGCAGGCCGACTGGATCCAATCGGTCAGCAGTAGGCCGATTGGGTaatatttttaaaaaatataaTTATGGCGTGATATTTTTGAAATTTAATataaaaaatgtattatttaaaaaaatagcTATTTTTGGGATGTTTCATGAGTGCAACTGTATTCACGCAAGTGCTATACAATAAGCATATAACTACATAAGAGTGTGAAAGTTGTACTATTATATGTGTATTACTTGTATCAAGAAGTGCAATTTCAGTACAAAGTTGTGCaacttttttatttttatttttattcttctTAAAGGCTAATACCACCATTACTATTTCATTCTTACTTAGAAAACATCATTATTTTGATTTTGGTatagtttttatttctttttctttgttcTTTAAGGATAATACCAATTCCACCAATTCATTTTTTGTAGAAAAGTTCCTTTTCGCAAAAGATCCATTATTATATGCTTACAATTGTATATTATATAAAAATAGTAAATTGTGTGCAAAAAATGTCACTAATTTATTCTTTCTTAGAAAGCTTCATTATTTTGATTTTTAAGTTTTATTTTATTACTTCTTAAAAGGTAATACCAttgccactaattcattcttacgtAGATAATTTATTGTTTTAATTTAGTTTTAATTTTTATTCCATTTTATTCCTTCAaaagggtaataccaatgccaTTACCCATTCATTCTTTGGGTACTTTTTTGTGAAAAAATCACTATTATATGCTTATTCTTGCATATTAGAAAATGAACACAATTTCTGTGTAAATTCTGTGCGAATTTTGTCATTACGTTTTTCTCTTAAAGGGTGATAACAATACCACTAATTCATTATTGCTTATACAACttcattatttttattttatttagttttagtttttattttattttctttcttcttaaaggATAATAACAGTGCCATTAATTTTTTCCTCCCTAGAACACTTCATTGTTTTGATTTGGTTTTAGattttatttcattttctttcttcttaaaggATGATACAATTGCCACTAATTCATtcatccctagaaaactttactATTTTGATTTGTTTTGTCTTTCTTATTTATGGGTAACACCAATGCCATTTATTCATTCCTTCTTAGGGATCTTTTTTTGTGAAAAATACACTATTATATGCTTATTCTTGCATATATTATAAAAAGCGCAGTTTTTGTGTAAAATGTGTGGTGATTTTGTCATTatttgtttatttttatttattattattattattgttattattattattattaaagGCTAATGTCAATGTCACTAAGTGTGTTTTACTCATGGAAAAGAGTTTAGTCACTTGTCAAATTTGAGGGGGGCTGGTAAAAGGGATGCCCAGTCCTGCTTAACTTAATATAAAAAAATCTCCCTGGAAAGTTGATTGATTGGAGGGCACGTGTGGCTTCAGCTAACCATGACTTGTGTTTGTAAGGTTGTGGGGGATCAAAACCTTTTTCATTATGGCAACTTCTattaatgtgtttagcatggaagatatttaAAACTTTGTCATTAAACCGTTGACAAGAAAAGTACAGCTCTCAAATAAAATTATCTCTGTTTTAAGCAATGAGCTCTCGCACATCAGCAAATCCCTGCTCACCTCTGTGAatggcctatctatttacttttcaTGTTGAGTCAACTTCTTATTACAACCTCATTAATTCTCTACTTGGCAAGCctcatgtggtggggaaagaaCCAGGCACACATATCCATTCAAATATATTCGATCATGAGTTACTATTGTTGACAATTATCTCTATGATAAGTAAGTTGGGAGGCAAAGcattaagcccctatcttttTCTGTGTTCAATGGATGCTATTTGTTCTATAAATATGCTTTGAGTACTAGCAATCATACAAGATTATATGATAATTGAGTATGTGAAGCTCTTACTTAGACTTTTCTGGAAATAAATTGAATTGTAATTgtttggtgactaagaacataggttgttaaGTTTCAAgaaattcattgtttgaaccatAACATGTGAATTGATTGCTACTTTATCATGATGAGTTTTGTGAGAAAGAGTTGTTCTTTATGATATATAAttatgctagaaaaagtgattggaattatcattgatcaaacttatgcactatgctagcattcacacttcatagaTTTTTTTAATCATtaacctacttgaggacgagtaggaattaagcttaggaatgctgatacgtctccgacaTATCTATAATtcatgaagtattcatgccatgtttacaataattttatatggttttggtgcacttttgtatgatttttgggaactaacctattaacttagtgcaAGTGCCAATTCCTGTTTTTTTGGCTATTTCTTGTTTCGCAGAAAAACCTTAGAaaatgaagtccaaatgccacaaaaatTTATGGTGATTTTTTACGGACAAGAAGTGACCCACAAAGCTTCGGGGATGGACCAGAAGGTGTCTAGGGGACACAAGCCCACTTGGCATCCCCCTAGGGCGTGCCACCCGAGCTTGTGGGACCCTTGGGACTCCCCCTAGCGTGAATCCATTGCTGAAAATTCTTGTAAATTGGGTAAACCCCAAAAGTGAACCTAGATGAGTTTCTTTCGGAGTCGT
Coding sequences within it:
- the LOC125535890 gene encoding F-box protein At2g17036-like, which gives rise to MSWSDLPAELVAGIADRITEHADLARFRSVCPSWRSASAEHAARRRVPLLLLPSQQNSRVNRRLWSLADDSITEIPMPAACGRSFLFASPRGWTLAVADDFSATLLHPFTGASESLPALPPSFHDGYQMILRDMVWDRSPDAVMVSQGKGAFFCRLQGDGRSWTPADLSPPARVGSITYCDGAFYLLDKRANKVTAVDGATFAVVAAIEPPDLVMPDRSWVRESTLVVSSASELLLVVHGGCHRSKGLFKAFRADRGSLAAGWSEVGGGGLGDRAVFVDHVRGFCVEANGVNGVRRNCVYVASAHEEANANSGWGDWGRYTVSMLDLDGLTTSQNLSHGNLLKCLHGRQRPSWSMPNLH